A window from Salvia miltiorrhiza cultivar Shanhuang (shh) chromosome 2, IMPLAD_Smil_shh, whole genome shotgun sequence encodes these proteins:
- the LOC131009283 gene encoding xyloglucan endotransglucosylase protein 6, whose translation MAKLAAAILAVSAAFFIAGCAGSSKFDDLFKPSWAFDHFAYDNQGEVVNMKLDNFSGAGFASKSKYLFGKVSVQIKLVGGDSAGTVTAFYMSSEGQFHNEFDFEFLGNKTGEPYLVQTNVYVNGVGNREQRLNLWFDPTKGFHTYSLFWNRRQVVFLVDETPVRVHSNLEHKGIPFPKDQAMGVYSSIWNADDWATQGGLVKTDWSHAPFVASYQGFEIDACAVPGEVAAADVQKQCSSGGDKRYWWDEPTVSELNVHQSHQLVWVRANHMVYDYCSDTARFPATPAECLHHRH comes from the exons ATGGCGAAGCTGGCCGCCGCGATTCTCGCTGTTTCCGCCGCCTTTTTCATCGCCGGCTGCGCCGGTTCCTCGAAATTCGACGACCTCTTCAAGCCCAGCTGGGCCTTCGATCATTTCGCTTATGATAATCAAGGAGAAGTCGTCAACATGAAGCTCGACAATTTCTCTG GAGCTGGATTCGCGTCGAAGAGCAAGTATTTGTTTGGGAAAGTTAGTGTTCAGATTAAGCTTGTTGGTGGTGACTCTGCTGGAACTGTCACTGCCTTCTAT ATGTCATCGGAGGGTCAGTTCCACAACGAGTTTGATTTCGAGTTCTTGGGAAACAAGACAGGGGAGCCTTACCTCGTCCAAACAAATGTTTATGTCAATGGTGTTGGCAACAGAGAGCAAAGGCTCAACCTTTGGTTCGACCCCACTAAAGGTTTCCACACTTACTCCCTTTTCTGGAACCGGCGTCAAGTTGT ATTCTTGGTGGATGAGACTCCTGTGCGTGTGCACTCCAATTTAGAGCACAAAGGCATCCCTTTTCCCAAGGATCAAGCCATGGGAGTTTACAGCTCAATTTGGAATGCTGATGATTGGGCCACTCAAGGTGGGCTGGTGAAGACGGACTGGTCCCACGCGCCCTTCGTCGCGTCGTACCAGGGCTTCGAGATCGACGCTTGCGCGGTCCCGGGcgaggtggcggcggcggacGTCCAGAAACAGTGCAGCAGCGGCGGGGACAAGCGGTACTGGTGGGACGAGCCCACCGTGTCGGAGCTCAACGTCCACCAGAGCCACCAGCTCGTGTGGGTGAGGGCGAATCATATGGTCTATGATTACTGCTCCGACACGGCGAGGTTCCCCGCCACCCCGGCGGAGTGCCTCCACCACCGCCActag